Proteins from a genomic interval of Streptomyces fodineus:
- a CDS encoding 5-formyltetrahydrofolate cyclo-ligase has product MEHDGRASEPDKRTLRRELLALRSRLTDDDVGETGRVLARRALDLPELAHARTVAAYVSVGSEPGTRALLDTLRARGVRVLLPALLPDNDLDWGEYTGPDSLARVQHGGKMALFEPSGTRLGPDAVTAADVVLLPGLAVDARGMRLGRGGGSYDRVLARLDRAGVRPRLVVLLYDTEVVARVPAEAHDKPVHAVVTPSGVRRFPGA; this is encoded by the coding sequence GTGGAACACGACGGACGCGCGAGCGAGCCTGACAAGCGAACGTTGCGGCGAGAGCTCCTCGCGTTGAGGAGCAGGTTGACGGACGATGACGTCGGCGAGACGGGCCGTGTGCTGGCGCGGCGCGCCCTGGACCTGCCCGAGCTGGCGCATGCGCGCACGGTGGCGGCGTACGTCTCCGTGGGGAGCGAGCCCGGCACGCGGGCGCTGCTGGACACGCTGCGCGCGCGGGGCGTGCGGGTCCTGCTCCCCGCGCTCCTGCCCGACAACGATCTGGACTGGGGCGAGTACACCGGCCCGGACTCCCTCGCGCGGGTCCAACACGGCGGGAAAATGGCGCTTTTCGAGCCCTCCGGCACGCGTCTCGGCCCGGACGCCGTGACGGCCGCGGACGTCGTCCTGCTGCCCGGCCTCGCGGTCGACGCGCGCGGAATGCGCCTGGGACGCGGCGGAGGGTCGTACGACCGCGTACTGGCCCGGCTGGACCGCGCCGGTGTACGTCCCCGGCTCGTGGTGCTCCTGTACGACACGGAGGTCGTCGCGCGTGTCCCGGCGGAGGCGCACGACAAGCCCGTGCACGCCGTGGTGACGCCCTCGGGCGTGCGCCGCTTCCCGGGCGCCTGA
- a CDS encoding penicillin acylase family protein, with amino-acid sequence MPPNTTATTGDKPAKSGRKKGRKARLIVLVLVLAIIGGIAYGAYWSISTVRASFPQTKGTITLPGLSGPVDVKRDGNGIPQIYASSDEDLFMAQGYVQAQDRFWEMDVRRHMTSGRLSEMFGKSQVKNDEFLRTLGWDRIAQREYDTKLSAAAKQYLQAYAKGVNAYLQGKDGKDISLEYAALGFTNDYKPQKWTPVDSVSWLKAMAWDLRGNMKDEIDRALMSSRLGPQQIADLYPEYPYGRNKPIVQEGRYSRLTKSFQQGGGTGTSQGTGTTGTSGTSGGATGASGRTTGTSGSSTSGATGSSLTSQLAGLYKVLDNVPTAVGVNGQGIGSNSWVVSGKYTITKKPLLANDPHLSASLPSVWYQMGLHCRSVSSKCQYDVTGYTFAGMPGVIIGHNANIAWGMTNSGVDVTDLYLEKVTANGYLYDGKVRPFQTREETIKVAGGAAKTIVVRQTQDGMPLLSDRDDELVQVGRRATVNTAAPDRGDGYGIALRWTALDPGTSMDAIFALDKAAGWSDFRQAAALFDVPSQNLVYADTDNHIGYTLPGKIPTRSSVDDGSIPAPGWDSKYRWTGFVKQSELPYEFDPARGYIVTANQAVVGKDKYPYTLTTDWGYGTRSQRITDLIESKIKDGGKISTDDMRQMQLDNSSEIAKLLVPKLLKINLADKNVRDAQKLLEGWDYTQESDSAAAAYFNAVWRNILKLAFGNKLPKEVRVQGQCLWVDKIDSTGPVDDDTKVRECGQRDTDQAQPDGGDRWFEVVRTLMDKPDSDWWKTPKSGTRPAANTMDQLFARAMIDARWELTAKLGKDIDTWSWGRLHRLFLKNQTLGTDGPQALQYILNRGPWKLSGGEATVNATGWNAAGGYNVVWVPSMRMVVNLADFDKSKWINLTGASGHAFSAHYTDQTSLWAKGELLPWSFTGKAVDQSTSDALVLKP; translated from the coding sequence ATGCCCCCCAACACCACCGCCACAACGGGTGACAAGCCCGCCAAGTCCGGCAGGAAGAAGGGGCGCAAAGCCCGATTGATCGTGCTGGTCCTGGTACTGGCCATCATCGGAGGCATCGCCTACGGCGCGTACTGGTCGATCAGTACCGTCCGCGCCTCCTTCCCGCAGACCAAGGGCACCATCACGCTCCCAGGCCTTTCGGGGCCGGTCGACGTCAAGCGGGACGGCAACGGCATCCCGCAGATCTACGCGTCCTCCGACGAGGACCTGTTCATGGCGCAGGGCTACGTCCAGGCGCAGGACCGGTTCTGGGAGATGGACGTGCGCCGGCACATGACCTCCGGGCGCCTGTCGGAGATGTTCGGCAAGAGCCAGGTCAAGAACGACGAGTTCCTGCGCACCCTCGGCTGGGACCGCATCGCCCAGCGGGAGTACGACACCAAGCTCTCGGCCGCCGCGAAGCAGTACCTGCAGGCGTACGCCAAGGGTGTCAACGCCTACCTTCAGGGCAAGGACGGCAAGGACATCTCCCTGGAATACGCCGCCCTGGGCTTCACCAACGACTACAAGCCGCAGAAGTGGACCCCGGTCGACTCCGTCTCCTGGCTGAAGGCGATGGCCTGGGACCTGCGCGGCAACATGAAGGACGAGATCGACCGCGCCCTGATGTCCAGCCGGCTCGGCCCCCAGCAGATCGCGGACCTGTACCCGGAGTACCCGTACGGCCGTAACAAGCCGATCGTGCAGGAAGGCCGGTACAGCCGGCTGACCAAGTCCTTCCAGCAGGGCGGCGGCACCGGAACCTCGCAGGGCACCGGCACGACGGGCACGTCCGGCACGTCCGGCGGCGCCACGGGCGCCTCTGGGCGCACGACGGGCACGTCCGGCTCCTCCACCTCGGGCGCCACCGGATCGTCGCTCACAAGCCAGCTCGCGGGCCTCTACAAGGTCCTGGACAACGTCCCGACGGCCGTCGGCGTGAACGGCCAGGGCATCGGCTCCAACTCCTGGGTGGTGTCCGGGAAGTACACCATCACCAAGAAGCCGCTGCTCGCCAACGACCCGCACCTGTCGGCGTCGCTGCCGTCCGTCTGGTACCAGATGGGCCTGCACTGCCGCAGCGTCTCCAGCAAGTGCCAGTACGACGTGACCGGCTACACCTTTGCCGGCATGCCCGGTGTGATCATCGGCCATAACGCGAACATCGCCTGGGGCATGACCAACTCCGGAGTCGACGTCACCGACCTCTACCTGGAGAAGGTGACCGCGAACGGCTACCTGTACGACGGCAAGGTCCGGCCCTTCCAGACCCGCGAGGAGACCATCAAGGTCGCCGGCGGCGCCGCCAAGACGATCGTCGTGCGCCAGACCCAGGACGGGATGCCGCTGCTGTCGGACCGTGACGACGAACTCGTCCAGGTCGGCAGGCGGGCCACCGTCAACACCGCCGCCCCCGACCGCGGTGACGGCTACGGCATCGCCCTGAGGTGGACCGCGCTGGACCCGGGCACCTCCATGGACGCCATCTTCGCCCTCGACAAGGCGGCGGGCTGGAGCGATTTCCGCCAGGCGGCCGCCCTGTTCGACGTGCCCTCGCAGAACCTGGTCTACGCCGACACCGACAACCACATCGGCTACACGCTGCCCGGCAAGATCCCCACGCGCTCCTCCGTCGACGACGGCTCCATCCCGGCACCGGGCTGGGACTCGAAGTACCGCTGGACCGGCTTCGTCAAGCAGAGCGAGCTGCCGTACGAGTTCGACCCCGCGCGCGGCTACATCGTCACCGCCAACCAGGCCGTGGTCGGCAAGGACAAGTACCCGTACACGCTCACCACCGACTGGGGCTACGGCACCCGCAGCCAGCGCATCACCGACCTGATCGAGTCCAAGATCAAGGACGGCGGCAAGATCTCGACCGACGACATGCGGCAGATGCAGCTGGACAACAGCAGCGAGATCGCCAAGCTCCTGGTGCCGAAGCTGCTGAAGATCAACCTCGCCGACAAGAACGTGCGGGACGCGCAGAAGCTGCTGGAGGGCTGGGACTACACCCAGGAGTCCGACTCCGCGGCGGCCGCCTACTTCAACGCGGTCTGGCGCAACATCCTCAAGCTCGCCTTCGGGAACAAGCTGCCCAAGGAGGTGCGCGTCCAGGGACAGTGCCTGTGGGTCGACAAGATCGACAGCACCGGCCCGGTCGACGACGACACCAAGGTGCGCGAGTGCGGTCAGCGCGACACCGACCAGGCGCAGCCGGACGGCGGCGACCGCTGGTTCGAGGTCGTGCGCACCCTGATGGACAAGCCGGACAGTGACTGGTGGAAGACGCCCAAGTCGGGCACCCGTCCCGCGGCGAACACCATGGACCAGCTCTTCGCCCGCGCCATGATCGACGCCCGCTGGGAGCTCACCGCCAAGCTCGGCAAGGACATCGACACCTGGAGCTGGGGCCGGCTGCACCGCCTGTTCCTGAAGAACCAGACGCTCGGCACCGACGGCCCCCAGGCCCTGCAGTACATCCTCAACCGCGGCCCCTGGAAGCTCAGCGGCGGCGAGGCCACGGTGAACGCGACCGGCTGGAACGCCGCCGGCGGCTACAACGTCGTCTGGGTGCCGTCCATGCGGATGGTCGTCAACCTCGCCGACTTCGACAAGTCCAAGTGGATCAACCTGACCGGCGCCTCCGGGCACGCCTTCAGCGCGCACTACACGGACCAGACGAGCCTGTGGGCCAAGGGCGAGCTGCTGCCCTGGTCGTTCACGGGCAAGGCGGTCGACCAGAGTACGAGCGACGCCCTCGTCCTCAAGCCGTGA
- the glp gene encoding gephyrin-like molybdotransferase Glp: MSSAATRPAGPDDLWSVDEHLEDILSTVRPLEPIELQLLDAQGCVLVDDVTVPVSLPPFDNSSMDGYAVRVADVAGASEEFPAVLEVVGDVAAGAADLVRVGPGQAARIMTGAPLPPGAEAVVPVEWTDGGLAEGPVHGMRARSLAPEGAQGQVRVHRPAEARAHVRAEGSDVKAGDRALEAGTILGPPQIALLAAIGRGTVRVRPRPRVVVLSTGSELVQPGEELAGGQIYDSNSFALTAAARDAGAIAYRVGAVADDAETLRSTIEDQLVRADLMVTTGGVSVGAYDVVKEALSYVGDEDEAGSGVEFRKLAMQPGKPQGFGSIGPDHTPLLALPGNPVSSYVSFELFVRPAVRTLMGLPDVHRPRARATLKADKALRSPKGRRQFLRGAYGDGEVTPVGGAGSHLIAALARADALIVVPEDVECVEPGAEVEVVLLG; encoded by the coding sequence TTGAGCAGCGCCGCGACCCGCCCCGCCGGCCCGGACGACCTGTGGTCGGTGGACGAGCACCTGGAGGACATCCTCTCGACCGTCCGCCCCCTGGAACCCATCGAGCTGCAACTGCTCGACGCCCAGGGCTGCGTCCTGGTCGACGACGTCACGGTGCCGGTGTCCCTGCCGCCGTTCGACAACAGCTCCATGGACGGGTACGCGGTGCGGGTCGCCGACGTCGCGGGCGCCAGTGAGGAGTTCCCGGCCGTCCTGGAGGTCGTCGGGGACGTCGCGGCGGGCGCGGCAGACCTGGTCCGGGTCGGGCCGGGCCAGGCCGCCCGGATCATGACCGGCGCCCCGCTGCCGCCCGGCGCCGAGGCCGTCGTCCCGGTGGAGTGGACGGACGGCGGACTGGCCGAAGGCCCGGTGCACGGCATGCGGGCGCGCAGCCTGGCCCCCGAGGGCGCCCAGGGTCAGGTGCGCGTGCACCGCCCCGCCGAGGCACGCGCGCACGTGCGCGCGGAGGGCAGCGATGTGAAGGCCGGCGACCGCGCCCTGGAGGCCGGGACGATCCTCGGCCCGCCGCAGATCGCGCTGCTGGCGGCGATCGGCCGCGGCACGGTACGCGTGCGCCCGCGCCCGCGCGTGGTCGTCCTGTCCACCGGCAGCGAACTCGTCCAGCCCGGCGAGGAGCTGGCCGGCGGCCAGATCTACGACTCCAACAGCTTCGCCCTCACCGCCGCCGCGCGGGACGCCGGCGCCATCGCCTACCGGGTGGGCGCCGTCGCCGACGACGCCGAGACCCTCCGCTCCACCATCGAGGACCAGCTGGTCCGCGCCGACCTGATGGTGACCACGGGCGGGGTGAGCGTCGGGGCGTACGACGTCGTCAAGGAGGCGCTGTCGTACGTCGGCGACGAGGACGAGGCGGGCAGCGGCGTGGAGTTCCGCAAGCTCGCCATGCAGCCCGGCAAGCCCCAGGGCTTCGGCTCCATCGGCCCCGACCACACCCCGCTGCTGGCCCTGCCGGGAAACCCGGTGTCGTCGTACGTCTCCTTCGAGCTGTTCGTCCGTCCCGCCGTCCGCACCCTGATGGGCCTGCCGGACGTGCACCGGCCCCGGGCCCGGGCCACCCTGAAGGCGGACAAGGCGCTGCGCTCGCCCAAGGGGCGCCGGCAGTTCCTGCGCGGTGCCTACGGCGACGGCGAGGTGACCCCCGTGGGCGGTGCCGGCTCGCACCTGATCGCGGCGCTGGCGCGCGCGGACGCCCTGATCGTCGTCCCCGAGGACGTGGAGTGCGTCGAGCCCGGCGCCGAGGTGGAGGTGGTCCTGCTCGGCTGA
- the moaC gene encoding cyclic pyranopterin monophosphate synthase MoaC, with translation MSTQDGLTHIDDSGAARMVDVSGKDVTARTARASGRVLVSPRVVELLRGEGVPKGDALATARIAGIMGAKRTPDLIPLCHPLSVSGVRLDLSVADDAVEIQATVKTTDRTGVEMEALTAVTVAALTVIDMVKAVDKGAVITDVRVEEKTGGKSGDWSRA, from the coding sequence ATGAGTACGCAGGACGGACTGACGCACATCGACGACTCGGGCGCGGCCCGCATGGTCGACGTATCGGGGAAGGACGTGACCGCGCGCACCGCCCGCGCCAGCGGCCGCGTCCTCGTCTCACCGCGCGTGGTCGAGCTGCTGCGCGGCGAGGGGGTGCCCAAGGGGGACGCCCTGGCCACCGCGCGTATCGCCGGCATCATGGGCGCCAAGCGCACCCCGGACCTGATCCCGCTGTGCCACCCGTTGTCGGTGTCCGGTGTGAGACTGGATCTGTCGGTCGCGGACGACGCCGTGGAGATCCAGGCCACCGTGAAGACGACGGACCGTACGGGCGTCGAGATGGAGGCCCTCACCGCCGTGACGGTCGCCGCGCTCACCGTGATCGACATGGTCAAGGCGGTCGACAAGGGAGCGGTCATCACGGACGTACGCGTGGAGGAGAAGACGGGCGGCAAGTCGGGCGACTGGAGCCGGGCATGA
- a CDS encoding potassium/proton antiporter: protein MVLLVAVAAVRISSRSGLPSLLVYLAIGVLMGQDGIGEIHFNSAAVTQVMGYAALVVILAEGGLGTKWKEIRPVLSSASVLATAGVAVSVGVTAAGAHYLVGLGWRQALIIGAVVSSTDAAAVFSVLRRIPLPARVTGTLEAESGFNDAPVVILVVAFCTAGPVEHWYVLLGEIALELAIGAAIGLAVGWFGSWGLRHVALPASGLYPIAVMAIAVTAYAAGALAHGSGFLAVYLASMMLGNARLPHWPATRGFAEGLGWIAQIGMFVLLGLLVTPHDLGDDVWPALVIGLVLTMVARPLSVVLSLAPFRVPWQEQTLMSWAGLRGAVPIILATIPMVNGVTGSRRIFNIVFVLVVVYTLVQGPTLPWLARTLRLGEEGEASDLGIESAPLERLRGHLLSISIPEGSRMHGVEVNELRLPPGAAVTLVVREGKSFVPLPTTVLRRDDELLVVATDPVRDAAERRLRAVAHGGKLAGWLGTNGAGRPH from the coding sequence GTGGTCCTGCTCGTCGCCGTCGCGGCCGTGCGGATCTCCTCCCGCAGCGGGCTCCCCAGCCTGCTCGTCTACCTGGCGATCGGCGTCCTCATGGGCCAGGACGGCATCGGCGAAATCCACTTCAACAGCGCCGCGGTGACCCAGGTCATGGGGTACGCGGCCCTGGTCGTGATCCTCGCCGAGGGCGGTCTCGGCACGAAGTGGAAGGAGATCAGGCCGGTCCTGTCGTCCGCCTCCGTCCTGGCGACCGCCGGAGTGGCCGTCAGCGTGGGCGTCACCGCGGCGGGCGCGCACTATCTGGTCGGGCTGGGCTGGCGGCAGGCGCTCATCATCGGCGCGGTGGTGTCGTCGACGGACGCGGCGGCGGTCTTCTCGGTCCTGCGCAGAATTCCCCTCCCCGCGCGCGTGACGGGCACGCTGGAGGCGGAGTCCGGCTTCAACGACGCCCCGGTGGTCATCCTGGTCGTCGCCTTCTGCACGGCCGGCCCGGTCGAGCACTGGTACGTCCTGCTGGGCGAGATCGCCCTGGAGCTGGCCATCGGCGCGGCCATAGGGCTCGCGGTGGGCTGGTTCGGCTCCTGGGGGCTCAGGCACGTGGCCCTGCCGGCCTCCGGCCTCTACCCGATCGCGGTGATGGCGATCGCGGTGACGGCGTACGCCGCCGGCGCCCTCGCGCACGGCAGCGGCTTCCTGGCCGTCTACCTCGCCTCGATGATGCTCGGCAACGCCAGGCTCCCGCACTGGCCGGCCACGCGCGGCTTCGCCGAGGGGCTCGGCTGGATCGCCCAGATCGGCATGTTCGTCCTGCTCGGCCTGCTGGTCACCCCCCACGATCTGGGCGACGACGTCTGGCCCGCCCTGGTCATAGGGCTGGTCCTGACCATGGTGGCCCGCCCGCTCAGTGTGGTGCTCAGCCTGGCGCCGTTCCGCGTGCCGTGGCAGGAGCAGACGCTGATGTCGTGGGCGGGGCTGCGCGGCGCCGTGCCCATCATCCTGGCCACCATCCCGATGGTGAACGGCGTCACCGGCAGCCGCCGCATCTTCAACATCGTCTTCGTGCTGGTCGTGGTCTACACCCTCGTCCAGGGGCCGACCCTGCCCTGGCTGGCGCGCACGCTGCGCCTGGGCGAGGAGGGCGAGGCCTCCGATCTCGGCATCGAGTCGGCGCCTCTGGAGCGGCTGCGCGGGCACCTGCTGTCCATCTCGATCCCCGAGGGCTCCCGGATGCACGGCGTGGAGGTCAACGAGCTGCGCCTGCCGCCCGGGGCCGCCGTCACCCTCGTCGTACGCGAAGGAAAATCGTTTGTTCCGCTGCCCACGACGGTGCTGCGCCGGGACGACGAACTGCTCGTCGTCGCCACCGACCCGGTGCGCGACGCGGCGGAGCGACGCCTGCGCGCGGTCGCCCACGGCGGCAAGCTGGCGGGCTGGCTGGGCACGAACGGGGCGGGCAGGCCGCATTAA
- the galU gene encoding UTP--glucose-1-phosphate uridylyltransferase GalU produces the protein MTQSHPRISKAVIPAAGLGTRFLPATKATPKEMLPVVDKPAIQYVVEEAVSAGLDDVLMITGRNKRPLEDHFDRNYELESALEKKRDAERLAKVRESSDLATMHYVRQGDPRGLGHAVLCAAPHVGHEPFAVLLGDDLIDPRDPLLQRMIEVQEQHGGSVIALMEVAPEQIHLYGCAAVEGTADGDVVRVTGLVEKPDPADAPSHYAVIGRYVLDPHIFDILRKTEPGRGGEIQLTDALQQLAADEKVGGPVHGVVFQGRRYDTGDRGDYLRAIVRLACEREDLGPDFRTWLRSYVAEEMQQS, from the coding sequence ATGACTCAGTCGCACCCCAGGATCAGCAAGGCTGTCATTCCCGCGGCGGGCCTTGGCACCCGGTTCCTGCCGGCCACGAAGGCCACTCCCAAGGAGATGCTGCCGGTCGTGGACAAGCCGGCGATCCAGTACGTGGTCGAGGAGGCCGTGTCGGCGGGGCTCGACGACGTCCTCATGATCACCGGACGCAACAAGCGCCCGCTGGAGGACCACTTCGACCGCAACTACGAGCTGGAATCGGCGCTGGAGAAGAAGCGCGACGCCGAACGGCTCGCGAAGGTGCGGGAGTCCAGCGACCTGGCGACCATGCACTACGTACGCCAGGGCGATCCCAGGGGTCTGGGCCACGCCGTGCTGTGCGCCGCCCCGCACGTGGGCCACGAGCCGTTCGCGGTGCTGCTGGGCGACGACCTGATCGACCCGCGTGATCCGCTCCTGCAGCGCATGATCGAGGTCCAGGAGCAGCACGGCGGCAGCGTGATCGCCCTCATGGAGGTCGCCCCCGAGCAGATCCATCTCTACGGCTGCGCGGCCGTGGAGGGGACCGCCGACGGTGACGTCGTGCGGGTGACCGGTCTGGTCGAGAAGCCGGACCCGGCGGACGCCCCGTCCCACTACGCGGTCATCGGCCGCTATGTCCTCGACCCGCACATCTTCGACATACTCCGCAAGACCGAGCCGGGCCGCGGCGGCGAGATCCAGCTGACCGACGCCCTCCAGCAGCTCGCCGCGGACGAGAAGGTCGGCGGGCCGGTGCACGGCGTCGTCTTCCAGGGCCGCCGCTATGACACCGGCGACCGCGGCGACTATCTGCGTGCCATTGTCAGACTCGCGTGCGAACGTGAAGACCTGGGCCCGGACTTCCGGACCTGGCTTCGCAGTTACGTAGCCGAGGAGATGCAGCAATCTTGA
- a CDS encoding MFS transporter — translation MGSTVTTTEPEKTSPASSRPGYGQLLRTRGAWTFLLPGFAARQPFAMLTLSIVLLVQHTTGSYGAAGATAAATGVSMALFAPYSGRLADRYGQRAVLIPGVLVHTVAGLSLTALALAHAPLWALFLAAVPTGASVPQVGPMVRARWGVKLQGSPLMTTAAAFESVTDELTFVFGPLLATALCTTVTPAAGLVTEGALTLVGGLLFAAQKGTQPPVSRDSGHARVKHASALRVPGVRVLVVTFLGIGSVFGGMQVSLAAFTESIGEPGLNGVLYGVFAAGNMLSGIVCGAIAWKTTPQHRLVVGYTGLAIVASALWTAHSVLLLAGLGLLVGMCIAPALITGYTLVEGLVPAGARTEAFTWLTGAVALGQAAAVTVAGQLEDRLWGGAGFLVPMAGTVLALATLLTLRSRLVARRQNRTVARGVGHRVPVTVD, via the coding sequence GTGGGATCCACGGTCACCACCACCGAACCGGAGAAGACCTCGCCGGCCTCGTCCCGCCCGGGATACGGACAGCTGCTGCGCACCCGCGGCGCCTGGACCTTCCTGCTCCCCGGTTTCGCGGCGCGTCAGCCGTTCGCGATGCTCACCCTCTCGATCGTGCTGCTGGTGCAGCACACCACCGGCTCGTACGGCGCCGCGGGCGCCACCGCGGCCGCCACCGGTGTCTCCATGGCGCTGTTCGCGCCCTACAGCGGCCGCCTCGCGGACCGCTACGGCCAGCGCGCCGTGCTGATCCCCGGCGTTCTCGTGCACACCGTGGCGGGCCTGTCGCTGACGGCGCTCGCGCTGGCACACGCGCCCCTGTGGGCGCTGTTCCTGGCGGCCGTCCCGACCGGCGCCTCGGTGCCGCAGGTCGGTCCCATGGTGCGTGCCCGCTGGGGCGTGAAGCTGCAGGGCTCGCCCCTGATGACCACCGCGGCGGCGTTCGAGTCGGTCACGGACGAGCTGACGTTCGTCTTCGGTCCGCTGCTGGCGACCGCGCTGTGCACCACGGTGACACCGGCGGCCGGCCTGGTCACGGAGGGCGCGCTGACCCTCGTCGGCGGTCTGCTGTTCGCGGCGCAGAAGGGCACGCAGCCGCCGGTGAGCCGGGACAGCGGGCACGCGCGCGTGAAGCACGCCTCCGCCCTGCGCGTGCCGGGCGTGCGCGTGCTGGTCGTGACCTTCCTGGGCATCGGCTCCGTCTTCGGCGGCATGCAGGTGTCGCTGGCGGCGTTCACCGAGTCGATCGGCGAGCCCGGCCTGAACGGCGTCCTGTACGGCGTCTTCGCCGCCGGAAACATGCTGTCCGGCATCGTCTGCGGCGCGATCGCCTGGAAGACCACCCCCCAGCACCGCCTGGTCGTCGGCTACACGGGGCTCGCGATCGTCGCGTCCGCGCTGTGGACGGCACACTCGGTCCTGCTGCTCGCCGGGCTCGGCCTGCTGGTCGGCATGTGCATCGCGCCGGCGCTGATCACCGGCTACACGCTGGTCGAGGGCCTGGTCCCGGCCGGTGCCCGCACCGAGGCCTTCACCTGGCTGACCGGCGCGGTCGCGCTCGGGCAGGCGGCGGCCGTCACCGTCGCCGGGCAGCTCGAGGACCGGCTGTGGGGCGGCGCGGGATTCCTGGTGCCGATGGCCGGCACCGTGCTCGCGCTGGCGACCCTGCTGACGCTGCGCTCGCGGCTGGTCGCACGCCGGCAGAACCGCACCGTCGCACGTGGCGTCGGTCACCGCGTGCCGGTGACGGTGGACTGA